The genomic region TCATTCCCATCGGTGATCCAGAGTGCCAAATTCCTTCCAGTCGGTGTCCTCGCGTTCTAATAATCAAAGGGGCAGCCTGACCGCCTTTAGTTCTATATCTAAGGGTGGCCAAATCGTCAGAAATACCCTGGAAACAATAGAGCAGATAATCCAGATACTGGATTTCAGTAATTGGCCTTAAGCCGCGAATGGCCATCCCAATTCCCTGCCCTAAGATGGTTGCTTCCCGGATACCCGTGTCACTTACACGAATTTCACCGAATTTCTCTTGCATGCCTTCAAGGCCTTTGTTTACACCGCCCAGTTTACCTGAATCTTCACCAAAGACCAGTGTATTTGGATATTTTTCAAAAATAGAATCAAAATTTTCACGAATCACCAATCGACCATCTACCCTTTCCGGTTTGTCAGGATATTCCGGTTTTACTTCTTCTACTTTTAATGGGGATTTTGGAGTTTCACTGTACAAATGAGAATTATATCGCTCTTTATTTTCTTCCCGGGATTTTTTAACCCATTCAGCAAGTTTTTCCCTTGCATCTCCATTTTTCCCGGCTGTAACAGCTAAGGCACTTCGGGCTGCAGACAAAATATCTTTACGTATTGCGTTCGGATAGTTTTTCAATTTCCTGGCAAACTCACCTGCTTTTTCAACACCTGACTCATCCTTAAGCTTGTTAATCAGATCGATAACAGTAGCCTTTTCCTCTTTGATAGGATCCATGAATGCTTTCCATGCTGCTGTTTTGGCTTCAGTTACTTCATCCTGAGCCTCCTGTTCCAGCTCGTCAAGCTTTTTAGCCTTCGCAATATCGTTATCAATAATCCAGTGGCGAAGTTTTTCAAGGCAACAATATTCTTCTTCCCACTTCAGGCGCTCTTCCGATTTGTAGCGTTCATGAGATCCGGAAGTTGAATGTCCTTGAGGCTGGGTAACTTCCATTACATGAACCAATACGGGTACATGTTTCTCGCGAGCTATTTTAGCAGCCTTTTCATAGGTTTCAATGAGCCCTTGATAATCCCAGGCTTTTGCAGTCAAAATCTCATAGCCCGGTTTATCTTCCGTGCGTTGAAAACCGCTAAGCACTTCAGAAATACTCTCTTTAGTAGTTTGATATTTTTTTGAAACTGAAATCCCAAAACCGTCGTCCCATACTGACACTACCATGGGTATCTGTAAAACACCACCGGCATTTATAGATTCCCAAAATACCCCTTCCGAAGTACTGGCATCACCGATGGTTCCAAAAGCAATCTCATTTCCTTTATTAGAAAACTTCTTCCATTCTTTCCCTTTCAGTGCTTTTTCATTTCTGTACACTTTAGAGGCCTGAGCAAGCCCTAAAAGACGCGCCATTTGTCCGGCTGTCGGTGATATATCAGAAGCTGTATTCTTGGATTTTGTTTGATCGATCCAGTTTCCTTCTTCATCTATCAATCGAGTGCCAAAATGAGAATTCATTTGTCGACCGGCTGAACTTGGATCAGCTTCCACATCGGCGTGAGCATAAAGTTGAGCAAAAAGTTGCTGTGGAGTTACCTGCCCCAAAGCCAACATTAATGTTTGATCTCTATAATAGCCGGAGCGGAAATCTCCTTCCTGAAATTGTTTTGACAGTGCAATCTGTGGAATCTCCTTTCCATCTCCAAAAATTCCGAACTTGGCTTTTCCGGTCAGCACTTCTTTTCTGCCAATCAACGACATATGCCGGCTTACCCAACCCAACTTAAAATCTGCAAGGATTTCTTTCTTCTGAGCAGCGGTAAACTTGGTTTTTTTCGTCTTATTTTTTACTTGGGCCATTTTTTAAATTGTTGTTCTGAAATTTCAGGAAAGCGCCCTTACAAACGGGGCGATATAATACGGAAAAGCGCTTTTTTATGAAACAGTCTCCATCGCGCCTATCGTTCTTTTTCCTTTAAAAAGCGGAGGCCTTTGTGTTACCAAAAGCTTGGTTATTCAGTAAAACCACCTTTCGTCATTTTAATCGGATCCAGGGCTTTATCTAATTCTTTGTCAGATAAATCAGTCATCTCTTTGGCCACATCTTTAAGCGGTCGCCCATCGGCAAAGGCTTTTTTGGCAATTTTAGCAGCTAAATCATATCCAATAATTGGGTTTAAAGCTGTAACTAAAATTGGATTTCTGCCCACCATATCAGCAATGCGTTCTTTTTTTACACTTAATTTTGAAACAGAACGATCGGCTAGATTGCGGGCTGAATTGGCTAAAATATTGATAGATTCCAATAGATTGTGAGCTACTACAGGCAACATCACATTGAGTTCAAAATTACCGGCCTGCCCACCGATGGTTACCGTTGCATCGTTTCCGATCACCTGCGCACAAACCATAGTCAAAGATTCTTCTATCACCGGATTCACTTTTCCAGGCATAATAGAAGAGCCGGGTTGAAGTGCGGCTAACTCTACCTCTCCAATACCACTGTTAGGACCTGAATTCATCCACCTTAAGTCATTTCCTATTTTCATTAAGCCAACCGCAATAGTTTTAAGCTGTCCGCTTAGTTCAACGGGAGCATCCACGGTGGCTTGCGCTTCAAAATGATTTTCAGCTTCAGTAAATGATTGGCCCGTCAATTCAGATATTTTTGCGGCGAATTTTTTACCAAAATCTTTATGCGTATTAATTCCGGTTCCAACAGCCGTCCCTCCTTGTGGAAGCTCACTCACCCGCTCAAGAGCAGACTCAACCCGTTTAATTCCCAGTTCAACCTGGCGGGCATATCCGCCAAACTCTTGTTCTATGGTAACCGGCATGGCATCCATGAGATGCGTACGTCCCGTTTTTACCACATCTGAATATTCTTTTCCTTTTTCCAGGAAGGTTTTGTTGAGATGCTCAAGCGCCGGGATCAGGTCATTTTTTACGCCTTTAACAGCAGCTACGCGAATAGCAGTCGGGATTACATCATTTGAACTTTGTCCGTAATTGATGTGATCGTTCGGATGTATATCTACCTTCAGGTTTTTCTTAAGTTCATTGGCCCGATGAGCAATAACTTCATTGGCATTCATATTGGTGGAAGTACCCGATCCGGTCTGAAAAATATCTATCACAAATTCTTTGTCATGAAGTCCGTCTGCTACTTCCTGTGCTGCGGCTTGAATAGCTAAAGAGACCCCTTCATCCAAGAGCCCTAATTCTGTGTTTACAATAGCAGCCGTTTTCTTCACATATCCCAAAGCTTCAATAAACTCACGGCTGAATTTAATACCGCTTACCGGAAAGTTATCATGTGCACGTTGTGTTTGAGCTCCATATAAAGCATCTTTTGGAACCTTTACTTCACCCATAGAGTCTTTCTCGATACGAAATTCGCTCATCTTTTGTCGTTTAGTTTTTTTGTTGATAATTAATTAGCCCGTAAGTAACAGCAAACCTGTGCTGACCTTTAGGAGTAAGCCAATATTTTACTTCCAAGCCTTAAAAAGATAAGGAAAAACTATGTAGATGTTGTGAAATGAGTGTTAAAAATGGAGAGGTGAAATTAAAGCTCTTTAGAGTACATGCGATAGGTTTTATCGAGCTTTCCCCCGATTCGTTCAGCAACACGAATCATTTCAGTATTGGTTTCTAAAATCCAGCTTAACTCAGATATAGTTTTACCTTCATTTTCCAAGCCATTCTTTATCGATCGCTGATGCAGCAATGCATCTACTCCCTTTCCTTGATATTTCGGAATAACGCCCATTAAAGCTGTCCTGAGGCTTTTTAGTTTTCGCTTACCCCAAAGCAGCTTAAAAATCCCAAATGGAAATAATCTCCCATTCATGGTTTTTAGAATCTCATTAATATTTGGCAAACCAATAGAAAACCCAATCGGTTCTCCCTTAACTTCAGCCACATGGGCAAAGTCTGTGTCTATAATCATTTTCAGGTCTTTACCGGCGGCTTCAAATTCTTTTTCGGAAAGCGGTATGAATCCCCAGTTATCTTTCCATGCCTGATTAAATATCTCTCGAACAATCTTAATTTCAGAATCCATGTCGTTGAGATTGATCGGGCGTATTTCCAGATCCGGTATGCGGCGCTTTACAATCTTCTTGGCCATTTCCATCCTCTCTACCGCAACTGATTCCGTATCCACGATATAGGCATACATATCCATCTCTTTGGAAAAACCGGAATTTAATATCAGCTCATCATAATAAGGATAATTATAAGGCATCAATATATAAGGGTCTTTATCATACCCCTCAATTAAAACACCTATGGTATCCATCATGCTTGGGCTGGCCGGCCCTAAAACCTTGGTCATCCCCTTATCTTTTAACCAATCAGAAGCTACACGAAATAATAAGTTTGCCGTATGCTGATCATTTATACATTCAAAAAAACCAAAGTGACCGGTTTTAGTACCATGAAACTCGTTAAACCGATGATCTACAATTGCAGCAATGCGACCTACGTCCTTGCCGTCTTTTTCTGCCAAAAAAAGAGCTATTTCGGCGTTCTCAAAAAATGGATTTTTATCGGTGTTGATCAGCTTTTTCTGATCCATCCGCAACGGCGGCACCCAGTGTTCTTCTCCCTCATAAAACGAATATATGAAATTTACAAAGCGCTTCGTTTCTTCTTTTGTTGAAACGATGGTTACACTTGAACTATTCATATAACCTTGATGAAATTGGTTTTCATTCTATTTCAGAGTGACCGTTTCTGTCTATAACACCATGTTTCAGACCTACTTTTCGGAAAGCTTCCAAAATTTGATCCAAGTGCTCATCAGTGTGACTGGCCATATAGCTGGTTCTCAATAGCGACTGCCCCTGAGGTACCGCCGGAGGTACCACAGCATTTGCATACACTCCTTCTTCAAAAAGATCTTTCCAGAATTTAAAACAATCCATCATTTCACCAATCACTACCGGAATGATAGGGCTTTGGCTGCTCCAAACATTGAATCCTAACCCGCGTAATTCTTTACGCATGTAATTAGCAATTTCTTCCAATCTTTCCAGTCTCCACGGCTCTTCCTGCAAAATCTCGAGCGCCTTTAATACTGTTGCTACATTTGCAGGAGGCATGGAAGCACTAAAAATGTGGGCCGGAGAATTGTGACGGATGTATTCAATGACGGGTTTTTCCCCAACTAAAAATCCACCGAGAGAAGCGAATGATTTGGAAAAAGTTCCGCTGATTAAGTCAACTTCATCAGTTAATCCAAATACTGAAGCAGACCCTCGCCCCCCTTTACCCACTACTCCAACAGCATGAGCATCATCTAGGTAAAGACGAGCATTAAATTCTTTAGCTAATTTTACCAGTTCGGGCACATTTGCAAGCGTACCCGACATGGAGAAGACCCCATCCGTGATAATGATTTTACCGGCATCAGGATCAGCCCTTTCTAAAAGTTTGCGCAACTGATCCATATCGTTATGATGATATCGAACTGTTTTGGCATTTGAAACCAATGTACCTACTACTATACAAGCATGATTATCCTTATCAGAAAAAATAATATCATTTCTGCCGGCTATGGTTTGAATTGAACCTTCATTAGTTTGATAACCAGTGCTAAAAAGAACGCATCCTTCTTTACCCATGAATTTTGCGAGCTTGTCTTCGAGCTCCAGATGGCTGTCGAGGGTACCATTTAAATACCGGGAACCGGTACATCCCGTCCCATATTTAGTAAGTGCTTCTTGGGCAGCTTTTATTGTCCGTTGATCGTTGGTAAGTCCCAAATAATTATTGGAACCTGCCATAATAACTCTTTTCCCTTCAATTTCTACAACTGTTCCATCCGTTGCTTCAAGAGGCTTAAAGTACGGATATAGCCCCATAGCTTTGACTTCATCCGCTTTTGTAAAATTAAAAGCTTTGGAAAAAATGTCTGATTTTGTGGCGCTGGATTTTTGATCGGCCATTCGGTGATTCCTTAACAAAGATTCTAAATAAACATCAAAATATAGCCAGTATTAATTTTCAATCACATCCTGGGAAAGACAGTGTTAACTACCGGCTGTTGACATAGGTTCAAATTATCGTGTCAAAGATAATAAATATATTGGTCTGCTACTGAATTACATATCAATTTAATTCGCGTATTTGAGCATGCTCTTTAAGTACTTCAGACTTTACTGTGCTTATTTTCCAATAATCTGGCATAAGTTTCAAATAACATTTCAAAATGACCTTCCATTGTAACAATATCATTTCGAGCCGCAATTTTAGTAGCTTCAACCAATTTCTTTCTATCCCTGTGGACCAGTTTTAATACCGCTTTCTTAAATGATTCTGCATCTCCCGTATCATACGTTTCACCTATCTCCGGATTTGCGATATCAGCTGCACCACCCCTGCGTGGTACTACTACCGGCAAACCGCTGCATACTGCTTCAGCTACTACAATCCCATATGTTTCTGCTGCTGAACCATGCACAAAATAATCGGATGAAGCTATTAAATCGGCCAGTTGTTCGCGATTTTCCGTAAACCCCATCACTTTAACATTCTCAGATTTACCGGCTTTAAAATTCACATATTTATTGATGGGGCCATCTCCAAAAATCATCAAGCCCATAGGTTTTTCTTTTGCCGCTTCCCGAAAGCCATCAATCACTGTACCTAATCTTTTTTCCGGATGATGACGGCTGATAGCAATCATCAAATGTGCTTCTTCAGGGAGTCCAAAATCAGCTAAAAGTTTTGCCCGGAGTTTTTCGTCTCGTCTCTCAGGTGAAAAAAAATCCTTTTCAATTCCGAAAGGAACCGGTATTGGATTATTCACTCCATATTTTTCAATTCGCTCAGCCAGCCAGCTTCCGCTTACAATAGTGGCATCAAATCTACTGCTTAATCGCTGCAAATATTTCCAGTAGAAGCCGAAAAAATTGTCTACACGGTCGAATCCAAATGCATTTCCAAAGAAAGTGTGTGGATAGGCCGCTACAGGATCCTGATGAAAAATAAAGGTTTTAACAGCATCTCCCTTCCACCGGCCGGCAAACCAGCCCCCTGTCCAGGGAGAAGAACCCTCCACAATATCCGGCTTTTCATGGTCCAAAATCTGGTGGACTGCTTTTTCTCTCCATAAAATATGATATCGCCAATCAACCGGAAGCCTGGGCCCTTTAACCCAGATCACCCGGCCACCATGTCGTTCTTCTTCTCCCCAATCTTTTCCAGGTGCCACAATTACCACTTCATGTCCCAGTTGAGAACCGAATTTCAGCTTTTGGTTAATATAGGTTTTTACCCCTCCGCCCTGATCCGTATAAAATTCAGCTATGTCAATTATTTTCATTCAGTTATTATAGTATTTTATAAATAATTCTTTGGAGAAGGTAAGCTCAATGCTTCTTTATAATTTTCCACCAGCTTCCCGTTTATTTCATCCCACTCATATTTCAGCGCTTTGTTTCGAGATTCTTTTTTCATCTGCTCTCGAAGCTCTTTCTCAGAAACTATCAGGGACAATTTTTTGGCAAAATCAGCTTTATTCCCGGGCTCTGCCAGGCAACCGTTCACTCCATGTTCTACGAGTGATTTACTGC from Gracilimonas sp. harbors:
- a CDS encoding thiamine pyrophosphate-dependent enzyme gives rise to the protein MAQVKNKTKKTKFTAAQKKEILADFKLGWVSRHMSLIGRKEVLTGKAKFGIFGDGKEIPQIALSKQFQEGDFRSGYYRDQTLMLALGQVTPQQLFAQLYAHADVEADPSSAGRQMNSHFGTRLIDEEGNWIDQTKSKNTASDISPTAGQMARLLGLAQASKVYRNEKALKGKEWKKFSNKGNEIAFGTIGDASTSEGVFWESINAGGVLQIPMVVSVWDDGFGISVSKKYQTTKESISEVLSGFQRTEDKPGYEILTAKAWDYQGLIETYEKAAKIAREKHVPVLVHVMEVTQPQGHSTSGSHERYKSEERLKWEEEYCCLEKLRHWIIDNDIAKAKKLDELEQEAQDEVTEAKTAAWKAFMDPIKEEKATVIDLINKLKDESGVEKAGEFARKLKNYPNAIRKDILSAARSALAVTAGKNGDAREKLAEWVKKSREENKERYNSHLYSETPKSPLKVEEVKPEYPDKPERVDGRLVIRENFDSIFEKYPNTLVFGEDSGKLGGVNKGLEGMQEKFGEIRVSDTGIREATILGQGIGMAIRGLRPITEIQYLDYLLYCFQGISDDLATLRYRTKGGQAAPLIIRTRGHRLEGIWHSGSPMGMIINGARGVHLCVPRNLTEAAGFYNTLLQGDDPAIVVEPLNGYRLKENLPTNLGEFTMPLGKPEVVEEGTDITVVSYGSTFNIIESLIPQLNEAGISMELIDVRTLLPFDLDHVIGKSLEKTNRLLVVDEDVPGGASAYIMQKVLEEQDGYFHLDSEPKCVTAHDHRPAYASDGDYFSKPNAEDIFEAIYEIMREADPERFPAIY
- a CDS encoding class II fumarate hydratase; translated protein: MSEFRIEKDSMGEVKVPKDALYGAQTQRAHDNFPVSGIKFSREFIEALGYVKKTAAIVNTELGLLDEGVSLAIQAAAQEVADGLHDKEFVIDIFQTGSGTSTNMNANEVIAHRANELKKNLKVDIHPNDHINYGQSSNDVIPTAIRVAAVKGVKNDLIPALEHLNKTFLEKGKEYSDVVKTGRTHLMDAMPVTIEQEFGGYARQVELGIKRVESALERVSELPQGGTAVGTGINTHKDFGKKFAAKISELTGQSFTEAENHFEAQATVDAPVELSGQLKTIAVGLMKIGNDLRWMNSGPNSGIGEVELAALQPGSSIMPGKVNPVIEESLTMVCAQVIGNDATVTIGGQAGNFELNVMLPVVAHNLLESINILANSARNLADRSVSKLSVKKERIADMVGRNPILVTALNPIIGYDLAAKIAKKAFADGRPLKDVAKEMTDLSDKELDKALDPIKMTKGGFTE
- a CDS encoding GNAT family N-acetyltransferase, with protein sequence MNSSSVTIVSTKEETKRFVNFIYSFYEGEEHWVPPLRMDQKKLINTDKNPFFENAEIALFLAEKDGKDVGRIAAIVDHRFNEFHGTKTGHFGFFECINDQHTANLLFRVASDWLKDKGMTKVLGPASPSMMDTIGVLIEGYDKDPYILMPYNYPYYDELILNSGFSKEMDMYAYIVDTESVAVERMEMAKKIVKRRIPDLEIRPINLNDMDSEIKIVREIFNQAWKDNWGFIPLSEKEFEAAGKDLKMIIDTDFAHVAEVKGEPIGFSIGLPNINEILKTMNGRLFPFGIFKLLWGKRKLKSLRTALMGVIPKYQGKGVDALLHQRSIKNGLENEGKTISELSWILETNTEMIRVAERIGGKLDKTYRMYSKEL
- a CDS encoding aminotransferase class I/II-fold pyridoxal phosphate-dependent enzyme; translation: MADQKSSATKSDIFSKAFNFTKADEVKAMGLYPYFKPLEATDGTVVEIEGKRVIMAGSNNYLGLTNDQRTIKAAQEALTKYGTGCTGSRYLNGTLDSHLELEDKLAKFMGKEGCVLFSTGYQTNEGSIQTIAGRNDIIFSDKDNHACIVVGTLVSNAKTVRYHHNDMDQLRKLLERADPDAGKIIITDGVFSMSGTLANVPELVKLAKEFNARLYLDDAHAVGVVGKGGRGSASVFGLTDEVDLISGTFSKSFASLGGFLVGEKPVIEYIRHNSPAHIFSASMPPANVATVLKALEILQEEPWRLERLEEIANYMRKELRGLGFNVWSSQSPIIPVVIGEMMDCFKFWKDLFEEGVYANAVVPPAVPQGQSLLRTSYMASHTDEHLDQILEAFRKVGLKHGVIDRNGHSEIE
- a CDS encoding glycosyltransferase yields the protein MKIIDIAEFYTDQGGGVKTYINQKLKFGSQLGHEVVIVAPGKDWGEEERHGGRVIWVKGPRLPVDWRYHILWREKAVHQILDHEKPDIVEGSSPWTGGWFAGRWKGDAVKTFIFHQDPVAAYPHTFFGNAFGFDRVDNFFGFYWKYLQRLSSRFDATIVSGSWLAERIEKYGVNNPIPVPFGIEKDFFSPERRDEKLRAKLLADFGLPEEAHLMIAISRHHPEKRLGTVIDGFREAAKEKPMGLMIFGDGPINKYVNFKAGKSENVKVMGFTENREQLADLIASSDYFVHGSAAETYGIVVAEAVCSGLPVVVPRRGGAADIANPEIGETYDTGDAESFKKAVLKLVHRDRKKLVEATKIAARNDIVTMEGHFEMLFETYARLLENKHSKV